One window from the genome of Garra rufa chromosome 1, GarRuf1.0, whole genome shotgun sequence encodes:
- the LOC141330897 gene encoding E3 ubiquitin-protein ligase TRIM35-like produces MASLSVEELSCPVCCEIFKSPVVLSCSHSVCKECLQQFWRIKKTQECPVCRRRSSKVNPPTNLALKNLCESFLKQRNERSSSGSEEICSLHSEKLKLFCLEDKQPLCVVCRDSQKHENHKFRPIDEVVSSHKEELNTALKSLQEKLKHNETRKGKFEKTVEHIKSQAEHTERQIKQQFEKLHQFLRDEEEATITALREEEEQKKQMMKEKLEEINRHISALSHTIKDTEEMMKASDVCFLKEFPVSMERVQISQPDPQTPSGALIHVPRYLGNLPFRVWKKMQDIVQNTPVILDPNTAYPWLVVSDDLTSVRDSGYNPPVPDNPERFDCLYCVLGSEGFNSGTHCWDVEVKQNKYWSLGVTTASNQRKRHVFFNTGVWCVWYGCSPGSGFQVNQDLDRVRVNLDYDRGRVSFSDPVANTHLHTFTTTFTHTLLPFFYCYSSSLRILAINSQ; encoded by the exons ATGGCTTCACTATCTGTAGAAGAGCTTTCTTGTCCCGTGTGCTGTGAAATCTTCAAGTCTCCTGTTGTTTTATCATGTAGTCACAGTGTCTGTAAAGAGTGTCTTCAACAGTTCTGGAGAATCAAGAAAACTCAGGAGTGTCCTGTCTGCAGGAGAAGATCCTCAAAAGTTAATCCTCCTACTAATCTTGCTTTAAAAAACTTGTGTGAGTCGTTCCTGAAGCAGAGAAATGAGAGGAGTTCATCAGGATCTGAGGAGATCTGCAGTTTACACAGtgagaaactcaaactcttctGTCTGGAGGACAAACAGCCGCTGTGTGTAGTGTGCAGAGATTCGCAAAAACACGAAAATCATAAATTCAGACCAATCGATGAAGTGGTTTCATCACATAAG GAAGAGCTCAATACAGCACTGAAATCATTACAGGAGAAACTAAAACACAATGAAACAAGGAAAGGAAAGTTTGAGAAAACAGTTGAACACATCAAG TCTCAAGCTGAGCACACAGAGCGTCAGATTAAACAGCAGTTTGAGAagcttcatcagtttctcagagatgaagaagaagctacaatcactgcactgagggaggaagaggagcagaagaagcagatgatgaaggagaagctggaggagatcaacagacacatctcagctctttcacacacaatcaaagacacggaggagatgatgaaagccagtgatgtctgctttctaaag gagtttccagtctcaatggaaag agtccagatctcacagccggatccacagacgccttctggagctttgattcatgtgccacgttacttgggcaacctgccgttcagagtctggaagaagatgcaggaCATCGTCCAGAACA CTCCTGTCATTCTGGATCCAAACACTGCATATCCATGGCTAGTCGTGTCTGATGATCTGACCAGTGTGAGAGACAGCGGATATAATCCACCTGTTCCtgataatccagagagatttgactGTCTTTACTGTGTTTTGGGTTCAGAGGGTtttaactcaggaacacactGCTGGGATGTGGAGGTTAAACAGAATAAATACTGGAGTCTTGGAGTAACTACAGCATCAAACCAGAGGAAGAGACATGTTTTCTTTAACACTGGTGTCTGGTGTGTGTGGTACGGATGTTCTCCAGGTTCTGGTTTTCAGGTTAATCAGGATCTTGATCGTGTGAGAGTGAATCTGGACTATGACAGAGGAAGGGTGTCATTCTCTGATCCTGTAGctaacacacatctacacacattcacaaccACCTTCACTCACACACTACTGCCTTTCTTCTATTGTTATTCTTCCTCTCTGAGGATCTTAGCGATCAATAGTCAGTAA